Proteins encoded in a region of the Pseudomonas syringae KCTC 12500 genome:
- a CDS encoding CDP-6-deoxy-delta-3,4-glucoseen reductase: MRVTLQPSGAVLETLPGERILDAAQRLGYECPQSCRNGNCHVCSALLVEGQVMQSGQTLDHGEIHTCVAEPLTACVVLWDGVLAKGELPVRSFACQLSECVEVGGDVWRVGLRAPAGKPPRYHAGQYLMIERENGEKSAFSIASAPHCGRELELHVLAREDSARSLIEQLQRNRMARVELPFGDTHLAELPDGPLVLIAAGTGMAQMNSLLEHCRSTGFSHPVHLYWGVRRPEDFYQVSHWDEWAKLPNLFLHKVVSDLCGWEGRCGLLHEAVCEDIKDLSAVHVYASGSPAMIYGTLDALVDAGMDAHQMRADVFAYAPRA; this comes from the coding sequence ATGCGCGTAACCTTGCAGCCGTCAGGTGCGGTGCTGGAAACCCTGCCGGGGGAGCGGATACTCGATGCGGCACAGCGTCTGGGTTACGAGTGCCCACAGAGCTGTCGCAATGGCAACTGCCATGTTTGCTCGGCTCTGCTGGTCGAGGGCCAGGTAATGCAGTCGGGGCAGACGCTCGATCACGGCGAAATTCATACCTGTGTGGCCGAGCCGCTGACAGCGTGCGTGGTGCTCTGGGATGGCGTGCTGGCCAAGGGTGAGCTGCCGGTGCGCAGTTTTGCCTGCCAATTGAGCGAGTGCGTCGAAGTGGGTGGTGATGTCTGGCGGGTCGGCCTGCGCGCTCCGGCCGGCAAGCCACCGCGTTATCACGCCGGGCAGTACCTGATGATCGAGCGTGAGAACGGCGAGAAGTCGGCGTTCTCCATCGCATCGGCGCCGCACTGCGGTCGTGAACTGGAGCTGCACGTACTGGCTCGTGAAGACAGTGCGCGCAGCCTGATCGAGCAACTGCAACGCAACCGTATGGCGCGGGTCGAGCTGCCCTTTGGCGACACCCACCTCGCCGAGCTGCCGGACGGCCCGCTGGTGCTGATCGCGGCCGGTACGGGCATGGCGCAAATGAACAGTTTGTTGGAACACTGTCGCTCCACAGGCTTCAGTCATCCCGTGCACCTGTACTGGGGCGTGCGTCGCCCCGAGGATTTCTACCAGGTCAGCCACTGGGATGAGTGGGCGAAACTGCCGAATCTGTTCCTGCACAAGGTCGTCAGCGACCTGTGCGGCTGGGAGGGACGTTGCGGTCTGCTGCACGAGGCGGTTTGCGAGGACATCAAGGACCTGTCGGCCGTCCACGTCTACGCCAGCGGCTCGCCAGCGATGATCTACGGAACGCTGGACGCTCTGGTCGACGCCGGAATGGACGCCCATCAGATGCGCGCAGACGTATTCGCCTACGCACCGCGTGCGTAA